The following coding sequences are from one Pocillopora verrucosa isolate sample1 chromosome 5, ASM3666991v2, whole genome shotgun sequence window:
- the LOC131790902 gene encoding muscle, skeletal receptor tyrosine protein kinase isoform X2 has translation MTQGRVIVVLTFLSIILARCDFSDAKTLRTNHGKVNYTEADKECRSKDFRSHLAKIQTIEELQLAKNVSNNTNGIKYWMGLNIWNGTWKWSDGKAAAGKLTDIVKNYNDTEALSMEPMIFCCVVTHDPFLECINCSEQHAFLCEDFQENNYTQVNSNASCIPAFPPVTASARNASCIFYEYKGEFCKDIITSLYVYGNQTTLDFGEVETETFKTYFKWFDISEKCQPIIKDLYCRYHFRPCDESLDKPTDRRICRSSCDYLMDDVCKKEADVLKMAVSSSPDFNPNMINCSFYQPANGGDAPECYEWPDIPGDNTNSIDCYFGVGLGYRGNVNVTRSGRTCQSWRSQCPHRHWRIPKDVAKSKNDSNLCRNPDSSAPDGPWCYTTDPNVRWEYCNVSRCPSRSKELPPPPRRFTVKNVQTRYLILTWDEPVNASLHQIQSFTIERWTSRSENVSVAKTVPYPESKMIMNDLEPSTEYTLRLSSNNMYGRSDGVFLTQNTLPDRFIVNLMLIIVLPLGLAFIFIVIVCVKFGSNRKSRPNKVYDETEIFIRRNWEEIRRSDVILQDKLGEGAFGEVFKGVVCIKGNTRACAVKKLKANTAEKEKEDLLNELQILVTIGEHPNIISLIGACTKSESILVIVSLAPNGCLLNELKKNRENLYYGDSITSVGFTRVDKLKIARDVACGMSHLSSKKCVHRDLAARNVLLGDRNVAMVSDFGLSRDVYESGEYETLSRGMLPVRWMALESLDFFTFNTKTDVWSFGVLLWEIESEVTR, from the exons ATGACTCAAGGCCGCGTCATTGTTGTTCTCACCTTCTTGAGCATCATCTTGGCTCGTTGCG ATTTTTCTGATGCGAAAACTCTTCGAACCAACCATGGAAAAGTAAACTACACAGAGGCAGATAAAGAATGCAGATCAAAAGATTTTAGAAGTCATCTTGCAAAAATTCAAACTATCGAAGAACTTCAGTTGGctaaaaatgtatcaaataatACTAACGGTATAAAGTACTGGATGGGTCTCAACATCTG GAATGGTACTTGGAAATGGAGTGATGGAAAGGCTGCTGCTGGAAAACTTACCGATATTGTGAAAAATTATAATGACACAGAAGCTTTGTCTATGGAACCAATGATTTTCTGTTGTGTAGTAACCCATGATCCTTTCCTGGAGTGTATCAATTGCAGCGAGCAGCACGCCTTTCTATGTGAAGACTTCCAAG aaaataactaCACTCAAGTGAATTCTAATGCGAG CTGCATTCCAGCATTTCCTCCAGTTACTGCATCCGCAAGAAACGCTTCCTGTATATTCTATGAGTATAAAGGCGAATTTTGCAAGGATATAATCACAAGTTTGTACGTTTATGGTAACCAAACGACACTGGATTTTGGAGAAGTGGAAACTGAGAcatttaaaacttatttcaaatggTTTGACATCTCAGAAAAATGCCAGCCTATAATCAAAGATTTATACTGCCGCTATCACTTCCGGCCTTGCGACGAATCCCTCGACAAGCCTACAGATCGCAGGATTTGTCGCAGTTCATGCGATTATTTGATGGACGATGTTTGCAAAAAAGAGGCGGATGTTCTCAAAATGGCGGTGAGTTCGTCCCCAGATTTCAACCCAAACATGATTAATTGCTCGTTCTACCAACCGGCTAACGGTGGGGATGCTCCTGAGTGCTATGAGTGGCCAGATATCCCTG GTGACAACACAAACAGCATAG ATTGTTACTTTGGAGTCGGTCTTGGTTACCGCGGTAATGTGAACGTCACCCGGTCTGGTCGTACATGTCAGTCTTGGAGATCCCAGTGTCCTCATCGTCACTGGCGGATCCCTAAAGATGTCGCAAAATCCAAAAATGACTCGAACCTGTGTCGTAACCCAGACAGCAGTGCCCCAGATGGACCGTGGTGTTATACCACAGACCCAAACGTCCGATGGGAATATTGCAACGTATCTCGTTGTCCATCAAGAAGTAAAG AATTACCGCCTCCTCCGAGACGCTTCACAGTAAAGAATGTGCAGACAAGATACTTGATATTGACTTGGGATGAGCCAGTAAATGCCAGTCTTCACCAAATACAAAGCTTCACCATAGAGCGATGGACATCAAGATCGGAGAACGTTTCAGTGGCGAAGACAGTTCCTTACCCTGAGTCCAAAATGATTATGAATGACTTGGAACCCTCTACCGAATACACTCTTAGATTATCAAGCAACAATATGTATGGAAGGTCAGATGGTGTATTTTTAACCCAGAATACACTGCCAG AcaggtttattgtgaatttAATGCTGATCATAGTTTTGCCGCTGGGCTTAGCATTTATATTCATCGTGATTGTTTGTGTCAAGTTTGGATCAAATCGCAAATCCAGGCCAAACAAAGTTTATGATGAG ACAGAAATTTTCATTCGTCGCAACTGGGAGGAGATTCGCAGATCAGATGTTATCCTTCAAGATAAGCTGGGGGAAGGCGCGTTCGGTGAAGTGTTTAAAGGCGTGGTGTGCATAAAGGGAAATACTAGGGCATGTGCAGTAAAGAAGCTTAAAG CCAATACTgcagaaaaagagaaggaagacTTGCTCAACGAGCTTCAAATCCTGGTCACAATTGGTGAACATCCTAATATCATAAGTCTTATTGGAGCGTGTACCAAGTCTG AATCAATTTTGGTGATTGTTAGTTTGGCTCCAAATGGCTGTTTGCTAAACGAACTGAAGAAGAACAGAGAAAATCTATACTACGGTGATTCGATAACATCTGTCGGATTCACACGCGTCGACAAATTGAAGATTGCAAGAGACGTCGCCTGTGGAATGTCTCACCTCTCAAGCAAAAAG TGTGTTCATCGTGACCTTGCTGCAAGAAACGTGCTTCTTGGAGACAGGAATGTTGCGATGGTTTCCGACTTCGGCTTgtcacgtgatgtttacgaaagtgGCGAATACGAGACTTTATCCAGG GGAATGTTACCAGTTCGTTGGATGGCCCTTGAGTCTTTGGACTTCTTCACATTCAACACGAAGACAGACGT GTGGTCGTTTGGAGTGCTTCTATGGGAGATCGAGTCAGAAG TTACGAGATAA
- the LOC131790905 gene encoding muscle, skeletal receptor tyrosine protein kinase isoform X2, which produces MRKLFEPTMEKSTTQRQIKNADQKILEVILQKFKLSKNFSWLKMNGTWKWSDGKAASGKLADIVKNYNDTEALSIEPKMFCCVVTHDPFLECTNCSEQHASLCEDFQENNFTQVDSNASCIPVFPPVTASARNASCIFYEYKGEFCKDIIKSLYVYGNQTTLDLGEVETESFNAYFEWFDISEKCQPIIKDLYCRYYFRPCDESLGEPTDRRICRSSCDYLMDDVCKKEADVLKIAVVSSPHIDSKMINCSFYQPANGGDAPECYEWPDIPGDNTNSIDCYFGVGLGYRGNVNVTRSGRTCQSWKSQCPHRHWRVPEDVAESKNDSNLCRNPDSSALDGPWCYTTDPNVRWEYCNVSRCPPGSKGKPPPPIDFIVENVQTRYLILTWDEPVNASLHQIQSYTIERWTSRSKNITKTVPYPESKMIMKDLEPSTEYTLRLSSNNMYGRSDGVFLTQNTLPDRFIVNLMLIIVLPLGLAFIFIVIVCVKFGSNCNSRPNKVYDETEISIRRNWEEIRRSDVILQHKLGEGAFGEVFKGVVCIKGNARACAVKKLKANTTEKEKEDLLNELQILVTIGEHPNIISLIGACTKSESILVIVSLAPNGCLLNELKKNRENPYYNDSITSVGFTRVDKLKIARDVACGMSHLASKKCVHRDLAARNVLLGDRNVAMVSDFGLSRDVYESGEYETLSRGMLPVRWMALESLDFFTFNTKTDVWSFGVLLWEIESEGIMPYCELGGAMEIIEYLQSGQILAKPDGCPNEIYEIMKSCWDLDPMKRPSFVDLLASLEKELTKTKDDLLKDKSLLVNEAGWYFR; this is translated from the exons ATGCGAAAACTCTTCGAACCAACCATGGAAAAGTCAACTACACAGAGGCAGATAAAGAATGCAGATCAAAAGATTTTAGAAGTCATCTTGCAAAAATTCAAACTATCGAAGAACTTCAGTTGGctaaaaat GAATGGTACTTGGAAATGGAGTGATGGAAAGGCTGCTTCTGGAAAACTTGCCGATATTGTGAAAAATTATAATGACACAGAAGCTTTGTCTATAGAACCTAAGATGTTCTGTTGTGTAGTAACCCATGATCCTTTCCTGGAGTGTACCAACTGTAGCGAGCAGCACGCCTCTCTATGTGAAGACTTCCAAG aaaataacttcACTCAAGTGGATTCTAATGCAAG CTGCATTCCAGTATTTCCTCCAGTTACTGCATCCGCAAGAAACGCTTCCTGTATATTCTATGAGTATAAAGGCGAATTTTGCAAGGATATAATCAAAAGTTTGTACGTTTATGGTAACCAAACGACACTGGATCTTGGAGAAGTGGAAACTGAGTCATTTAATGCTTATTTCGAATGGTTTGACATCTCAGAAAAATGTCAACCTATAATCAAAGATTTATACTGCCGCTATTACTTCCGGCCTTGCGACGAATCCTTGGGCGAGCCTACAGATCGCAGGATTTGTCGCAGCTCATGCGATTATTTGATGGACGATGTTTGCAAAAAAGAGGCGGATGTTCTCAAAATAGCAGTGGTTTCGTCCCCACACATCGACTCAAAGATGATTAATTGCTCGTTCTACCAACCTGCTAATGGTGGAGATGCTCCTGAGTGCTATGAGTGGCCAGATATCCCTG GTGACAACACAAACAGCATAG ATTGTTACTTTGGAGTCGGTCTTGGTTACCGAGGTAATGTGAACGTCACCCGGTCTGGTCGTACATGTCAGTCTTGGAAATCCCAGTGTCCTCATCGTCACTGGCGGGTCCCTGAAGATGTCGCTGAATCCAAAAATGACTCGAACCTGTGTCGTAATCCGGATAGCAGTGCCCTAGATGGACCGTGGTGTTATACCACAGACCCAAACGTCCGATGGGAATATTGCAACGTATCTCGTTGTCCTCCAGGAAGTAAAG GAAAACCGCCGCCGCCAATAGACTTCATAGTAGAGAATGTGCAGACAAGATATTTGATATTGACTTGGGATGAGCCAGTAAATGCCAGCCTTCACCAAATACAAAGCTACACCATAGAGCGATGGACATCAAGATCGAAGAACATTACGAAGACAGTTCCTTACCCTGAGTCCAAAATGATCATGAAGGACTTGGAACCCTCTACCGAATACACTCTTAGATTATCAAGCAACAATATGTATGGAAGGTCAGATGGTGTATTTTTAACACAGAACACACTGCCAG AcaggtttattgtgaatttAATGCTGATCATAGTTTTGCCGCTGGGCTTAGCATTTATATTCATCGTGATTGTTTGTGTCAAGTTTGGATCAAATTGCAATTCCAGGCCAAATAAAGTTTATGATGAG ACAGAAATTTCCATTCGTCGCAACTGGGAGGAGATTCGCAGATCAGATGTTATCCTTCAACATAAGCTGGGGGAAGGTGCGTTCGGAGAAGTGTTTAAAGGCGTGGTGTGCATAAAGGGAAATGCTAGGGCATGTGCAGTAAAGAAGCTTAAAG CCAATACTacagaaaaagagaaggaagacTTGCTCAACGAGCTTCAAATCCTGGTCACAATTGGTGAACATCCTAATATCATAAGTCTTATTGGAGCGTGTACCAAGTCTG AATCAATTTTGGTGATTGTTAGTTTGGCTCCAAATGGCTGTTTGCTAAACGAACTGAAGAAGAACAGAGAAAATCCATACTACAATGATTCTATAACATCTGTCGGATTCACACGCGTCGACAAATTGAAGATTGCAAGAGACGTCGCTTGTGGAATGTCTCACCTCGCAAGTAAAAAG TGTGTTCATCGTGACCTTGCTGCAAGAAACGTGCTTCTTGGAGACAGGAATGTTGCGATGGTTTCCGACTTCGGCTTgtcacgtgatgtttacgaaagtgGCGAATACGAGACTTTATCCAGG GGAATGTTACCAGTTCGTTGGATGGCCCTTGAGTCTTTGGACTTCTTCACATTCAACACGAAGACAGACGT GTGGTCGTTTGGAGTGCTTCTATGGGAGATCGAGTCAGAAG GTATAATGCCATATTGCGAACTTGGAGGAGCAATGGAAATCATCGAATATCTACAGTCAGGACAAATTTTAGCGAAACCGGATGGATGCCcgaatgaaat TTACGAGATAATGAAGTCCTGCTGGGATCTGGATCCGATGAAACGTCCATCATTTGTAGATCTTTTGGCGTCACTTGAGAAAGAACTTACTAAAACAAAAGAC GATCTGCTGAAAGATAAGAGCCTCCTAGTTAATGAAGCAGGGTGGTACTTCAGATAA
- the LOC131790902 gene encoding muscle, skeletal receptor tyrosine protein kinase isoform X1: MTQGRVIVVLTFLSIILARCDFSDAKTLRTNHGKVNYTEADKECRSKDFRSHLAKIQTIEELQLAKNVSNNTNGIKYWMGLNIWNGTWKWSDGKAAAGKLTDIVKNYNDTEALSMEPMIFCCVVTHDPFLECINCSEQHAFLCEDFQENNYTQVNSNASCIPAFPPVTASARNASCIFYEYKGEFCKDIITSLYVYGNQTTLDFGEVETETFKTYFKWFDISEKCQPIIKDLYCRYHFRPCDESLDKPTDRRICRSSCDYLMDDVCKKEADVLKMAVSSSPDFNPNMINCSFYQPANGGDAPECYEWPDIPGDNTNSIDCYFGVGLGYRGNVNVTRSGRTCQSWRSQCPHRHWRIPKDVAKSKNDSNLCRNPDSSAPDGPWCYTTDPNVRWEYCNVSRCPSRSKELPPPPRRFTVKNVQTRYLILTWDEPVNASLHQIQSFTIERWTSRSENVSVAKTVPYPESKMIMNDLEPSTEYTLRLSSNNMYGRSDGVFLTQNTLPDRFIVNLMLIIVLPLGLAFIFIVIVCVKFGSNRKSRPNKVYDETEIFIRRNWEEIRRSDVILQDKLGEGAFGEVFKGVVCIKGNTRACAVKKLKANTAEKEKEDLLNELQILVTIGEHPNIISLIGACTKSESILVIVSLAPNGCLLNELKKNRENLYYGDSITSVGFTRVDKLKIARDVACGMSHLSSKKCVHRDLAARNVLLGDRNVAMVSDFGLSRDVYESGEYETLSRGMLPVRWMALESLDFFTFNTKTDVWSFGVLLWEIESEGIMPYCELGGAMEIIEYLQSGQILAKPDGCPNEIYEIMKSCWDLDPMKRPSFVDLLASLEKELTKTKDVRK, encoded by the exons ATGACTCAAGGCCGCGTCATTGTTGTTCTCACCTTCTTGAGCATCATCTTGGCTCGTTGCG ATTTTTCTGATGCGAAAACTCTTCGAACCAACCATGGAAAAGTAAACTACACAGAGGCAGATAAAGAATGCAGATCAAAAGATTTTAGAAGTCATCTTGCAAAAATTCAAACTATCGAAGAACTTCAGTTGGctaaaaatgtatcaaataatACTAACGGTATAAAGTACTGGATGGGTCTCAACATCTG GAATGGTACTTGGAAATGGAGTGATGGAAAGGCTGCTGCTGGAAAACTTACCGATATTGTGAAAAATTATAATGACACAGAAGCTTTGTCTATGGAACCAATGATTTTCTGTTGTGTAGTAACCCATGATCCTTTCCTGGAGTGTATCAATTGCAGCGAGCAGCACGCCTTTCTATGTGAAGACTTCCAAG aaaataactaCACTCAAGTGAATTCTAATGCGAG CTGCATTCCAGCATTTCCTCCAGTTACTGCATCCGCAAGAAACGCTTCCTGTATATTCTATGAGTATAAAGGCGAATTTTGCAAGGATATAATCACAAGTTTGTACGTTTATGGTAACCAAACGACACTGGATTTTGGAGAAGTGGAAACTGAGAcatttaaaacttatttcaaatggTTTGACATCTCAGAAAAATGCCAGCCTATAATCAAAGATTTATACTGCCGCTATCACTTCCGGCCTTGCGACGAATCCCTCGACAAGCCTACAGATCGCAGGATTTGTCGCAGTTCATGCGATTATTTGATGGACGATGTTTGCAAAAAAGAGGCGGATGTTCTCAAAATGGCGGTGAGTTCGTCCCCAGATTTCAACCCAAACATGATTAATTGCTCGTTCTACCAACCGGCTAACGGTGGGGATGCTCCTGAGTGCTATGAGTGGCCAGATATCCCTG GTGACAACACAAACAGCATAG ATTGTTACTTTGGAGTCGGTCTTGGTTACCGCGGTAATGTGAACGTCACCCGGTCTGGTCGTACATGTCAGTCTTGGAGATCCCAGTGTCCTCATCGTCACTGGCGGATCCCTAAAGATGTCGCAAAATCCAAAAATGACTCGAACCTGTGTCGTAACCCAGACAGCAGTGCCCCAGATGGACCGTGGTGTTATACCACAGACCCAAACGTCCGATGGGAATATTGCAACGTATCTCGTTGTCCATCAAGAAGTAAAG AATTACCGCCTCCTCCGAGACGCTTCACAGTAAAGAATGTGCAGACAAGATACTTGATATTGACTTGGGATGAGCCAGTAAATGCCAGTCTTCACCAAATACAAAGCTTCACCATAGAGCGATGGACATCAAGATCGGAGAACGTTTCAGTGGCGAAGACAGTTCCTTACCCTGAGTCCAAAATGATTATGAATGACTTGGAACCCTCTACCGAATACACTCTTAGATTATCAAGCAACAATATGTATGGAAGGTCAGATGGTGTATTTTTAACCCAGAATACACTGCCAG AcaggtttattgtgaatttAATGCTGATCATAGTTTTGCCGCTGGGCTTAGCATTTATATTCATCGTGATTGTTTGTGTCAAGTTTGGATCAAATCGCAAATCCAGGCCAAACAAAGTTTATGATGAG ACAGAAATTTTCATTCGTCGCAACTGGGAGGAGATTCGCAGATCAGATGTTATCCTTCAAGATAAGCTGGGGGAAGGCGCGTTCGGTGAAGTGTTTAAAGGCGTGGTGTGCATAAAGGGAAATACTAGGGCATGTGCAGTAAAGAAGCTTAAAG CCAATACTgcagaaaaagagaaggaagacTTGCTCAACGAGCTTCAAATCCTGGTCACAATTGGTGAACATCCTAATATCATAAGTCTTATTGGAGCGTGTACCAAGTCTG AATCAATTTTGGTGATTGTTAGTTTGGCTCCAAATGGCTGTTTGCTAAACGAACTGAAGAAGAACAGAGAAAATCTATACTACGGTGATTCGATAACATCTGTCGGATTCACACGCGTCGACAAATTGAAGATTGCAAGAGACGTCGCCTGTGGAATGTCTCACCTCTCAAGCAAAAAG TGTGTTCATCGTGACCTTGCTGCAAGAAACGTGCTTCTTGGAGACAGGAATGTTGCGATGGTTTCCGACTTCGGCTTgtcacgtgatgtttacgaaagtgGCGAATACGAGACTTTATCCAGG GGAATGTTACCAGTTCGTTGGATGGCCCTTGAGTCTTTGGACTTCTTCACATTCAACACGAAGACAGACGT GTGGTCGTTTGGAGTGCTTCTATGGGAGATCGAGTCAGAAG GTATAATGCCATATTGCGAACTTGGAGGAGCAATGGAAATCATCGAATATCTACAGTCAGGACAAATTTTAGCGAAGCCGGATGGATGCccaaatgaaat TTACGAGATAATGAAGTCCTGCTGGGATCTGGATCCGATGAAACGTCCATCATTTGTAGATCTTTTGGCGTCACTTGAGAAAGAACTTACTAAAACAAAAGACGtaaggaaataa
- the LOC131790905 gene encoding muscle, skeletal receptor tyrosine protein kinase isoform X1 has translation MTQGRVIVVLTFLSIILARSDFSDAKTLRTNHGKVNYTEADKECRSKDFRSHLAKIQTIEELQLAKNVSNNTNGVKYWMGLNIWNGTWKWSDGKAASGKLADIVKNYNDTEALSIEPKMFCCVVTHDPFLECTNCSEQHASLCEDFQENNFTQVDSNASCIPVFPPVTASARNASCIFYEYKGEFCKDIIKSLYVYGNQTTLDLGEVETESFNAYFEWFDISEKCQPIIKDLYCRYYFRPCDESLGEPTDRRICRSSCDYLMDDVCKKEADVLKIAVVSSPHIDSKMINCSFYQPANGGDAPECYEWPDIPGDNTNSIDCYFGVGLGYRGNVNVTRSGRTCQSWKSQCPHRHWRVPEDVAESKNDSNLCRNPDSSALDGPWCYTTDPNVRWEYCNVSRCPPGSKGKPPPPIDFIVENVQTRYLILTWDEPVNASLHQIQSYTIERWTSRSKNITKTVPYPESKMIMKDLEPSTEYTLRLSSNNMYGRSDGVFLTQNTLPDRFIVNLMLIIVLPLGLAFIFIVIVCVKFGSNCNSRPNKVYDETEISIRRNWEEIRRSDVILQHKLGEGAFGEVFKGVVCIKGNARACAVKKLKANTTEKEKEDLLNELQILVTIGEHPNIISLIGACTKSESILVIVSLAPNGCLLNELKKNRENPYYNDSITSVGFTRVDKLKIARDVACGMSHLASKKCVHRDLAARNVLLGDRNVAMVSDFGLSRDVYESGEYETLSRGMLPVRWMALESLDFFTFNTKTDVWSFGVLLWEIESEGIMPYCELGGAMEIIEYLQSGQILAKPDGCPNEIYEIMKSCWDLDPMKRPSFVDLLASLEKELTKTKDDLLKDKSLLVNEAGWYFR, from the exons ATGACTCAAGGCCGCGTCATTGTTGTTCTCACCTTCTTGAGCATCATCTTGGCTCGTTCCG ATTTTTCTGATGCGAAAACTCTTCGAACCAACCATGGAAAAGTCAACTACACAGAGGCAGATAAAGAATGCAGATCAAAAGATTTTAGAAGTCATCTTGCAAAAATTCAAACTATCGAAGAACTTCAGTTGGctaaaaatgtatcaaataatACTAACGGTGTAAAGTACTGGATGGGTCTCAACATCTG GAATGGTACTTGGAAATGGAGTGATGGAAAGGCTGCTTCTGGAAAACTTGCCGATATTGTGAAAAATTATAATGACACAGAAGCTTTGTCTATAGAACCTAAGATGTTCTGTTGTGTAGTAACCCATGATCCTTTCCTGGAGTGTACCAACTGTAGCGAGCAGCACGCCTCTCTATGTGAAGACTTCCAAG aaaataacttcACTCAAGTGGATTCTAATGCAAG CTGCATTCCAGTATTTCCTCCAGTTACTGCATCCGCAAGAAACGCTTCCTGTATATTCTATGAGTATAAAGGCGAATTTTGCAAGGATATAATCAAAAGTTTGTACGTTTATGGTAACCAAACGACACTGGATCTTGGAGAAGTGGAAACTGAGTCATTTAATGCTTATTTCGAATGGTTTGACATCTCAGAAAAATGTCAACCTATAATCAAAGATTTATACTGCCGCTATTACTTCCGGCCTTGCGACGAATCCTTGGGCGAGCCTACAGATCGCAGGATTTGTCGCAGCTCATGCGATTATTTGATGGACGATGTTTGCAAAAAAGAGGCGGATGTTCTCAAAATAGCAGTGGTTTCGTCCCCACACATCGACTCAAAGATGATTAATTGCTCGTTCTACCAACCTGCTAATGGTGGAGATGCTCCTGAGTGCTATGAGTGGCCAGATATCCCTG GTGACAACACAAACAGCATAG ATTGTTACTTTGGAGTCGGTCTTGGTTACCGAGGTAATGTGAACGTCACCCGGTCTGGTCGTACATGTCAGTCTTGGAAATCCCAGTGTCCTCATCGTCACTGGCGGGTCCCTGAAGATGTCGCTGAATCCAAAAATGACTCGAACCTGTGTCGTAATCCGGATAGCAGTGCCCTAGATGGACCGTGGTGTTATACCACAGACCCAAACGTCCGATGGGAATATTGCAACGTATCTCGTTGTCCTCCAGGAAGTAAAG GAAAACCGCCGCCGCCAATAGACTTCATAGTAGAGAATGTGCAGACAAGATATTTGATATTGACTTGGGATGAGCCAGTAAATGCCAGCCTTCACCAAATACAAAGCTACACCATAGAGCGATGGACATCAAGATCGAAGAACATTACGAAGACAGTTCCTTACCCTGAGTCCAAAATGATCATGAAGGACTTGGAACCCTCTACCGAATACACTCTTAGATTATCAAGCAACAATATGTATGGAAGGTCAGATGGTGTATTTTTAACACAGAACACACTGCCAG AcaggtttattgtgaatttAATGCTGATCATAGTTTTGCCGCTGGGCTTAGCATTTATATTCATCGTGATTGTTTGTGTCAAGTTTGGATCAAATTGCAATTCCAGGCCAAATAAAGTTTATGATGAG ACAGAAATTTCCATTCGTCGCAACTGGGAGGAGATTCGCAGATCAGATGTTATCCTTCAACATAAGCTGGGGGAAGGTGCGTTCGGAGAAGTGTTTAAAGGCGTGGTGTGCATAAAGGGAAATGCTAGGGCATGTGCAGTAAAGAAGCTTAAAG CCAATACTacagaaaaagagaaggaagacTTGCTCAACGAGCTTCAAATCCTGGTCACAATTGGTGAACATCCTAATATCATAAGTCTTATTGGAGCGTGTACCAAGTCTG AATCAATTTTGGTGATTGTTAGTTTGGCTCCAAATGGCTGTTTGCTAAACGAACTGAAGAAGAACAGAGAAAATCCATACTACAATGATTCTATAACATCTGTCGGATTCACACGCGTCGACAAATTGAAGATTGCAAGAGACGTCGCTTGTGGAATGTCTCACCTCGCAAGTAAAAAG TGTGTTCATCGTGACCTTGCTGCAAGAAACGTGCTTCTTGGAGACAGGAATGTTGCGATGGTTTCCGACTTCGGCTTgtcacgtgatgtttacgaaagtgGCGAATACGAGACTTTATCCAGG GGAATGTTACCAGTTCGTTGGATGGCCCTTGAGTCTTTGGACTTCTTCACATTCAACACGAAGACAGACGT GTGGTCGTTTGGAGTGCTTCTATGGGAGATCGAGTCAGAAG GTATAATGCCATATTGCGAACTTGGAGGAGCAATGGAAATCATCGAATATCTACAGTCAGGACAAATTTTAGCGAAACCGGATGGATGCCcgaatgaaat TTACGAGATAATGAAGTCCTGCTGGGATCTGGATCCGATGAAACGTCCATCATTTGTAGATCTTTTGGCGTCACTTGAGAAAGAACTTACTAAAACAAAAGAC GATCTGCTGAAAGATAAGAGCCTCCTAGTTAATGAAGCAGGGTGGTACTTCAGATAA